In Scleropages formosus chromosome 18, fSclFor1.1, whole genome shotgun sequence, one DNA window encodes the following:
- the lipeb gene encoding hormone-sensitive lipase isoform X4 produces the protein MAAAKDGSTGAENGLSRRRSSKHRESGATEMDTKAVFTTLYSVCEENVAFFSGGPKGPQGDAARRLVEALTLIQDHARSLEPVISGFTAIYHHFDFDQIPANGYRSLVKVVRCCLLHIIHKGRYIASNRRSIFFRAAHNAGEMEAYCSALCQLRALLYLAQRLLHDNSHGNLFFQEESGLSQSFVREYASMHKGCFYGRCLGFQFTPAIRPFLQTIAIGLVSFGENYKKHQSGIAEQGLPPYGVAASSFFTSGKYAIDPELRGSEFERITQNLDVHFWKSFWNITETELLSSLASMTSTQVRVNRALSVPPVPFDLPLVSDPNLSVTVAPPVAHSGPGPVQMRLISHELREGQDSEELLAISRSEGLSLGLKTKRSPRSPCLLVHFHGGGFVAQTSKSHEPYLRSWSQDLAVPILSVDYSLAPEAPFPRALEECFYAYCWALKNCHLLGWTGERVCLAGDSAGGNLCVTVSMRAASHGMRIPDGIVAAYPATLLTAYASPSRLLTLMDPLLPLSVLSRCLSAYAGTEPQAEKRVEKVSTLSMVRRDTALLLRDFKQGASNWFHSLLDSNRVSADTVRKSVSEASITSPHSDPPVPPATSQFSLHREPLKSQTCQDLASHHSPPSSCPLPSERGPEDVSFFLSTEDEQCASGSQSVALPADNSEMSCSREFPEGFEPLRSEQLAEMRMQSSPIVRNPYMSPLLAPDSMLRGLPPVHIVACALDPMLDDSVMFAKRLRNIDQPVTLRVVEDLPHGFLSLSQLSRETREAANVCVERIREVFTQQGPPLTTQKHRKLERTGQGVNVALEEATRLPRGTIQEEQLSLQGRSEIFEGHSSVGANRQNSAESRKINA, from the exons AGATGGACACCAAGGCCGTATTCACAACCCTGTACTCCGTATGTGAAGAGAATGTGGCCTTCTTCTCCGGGGGTCCCAAGGGACCGCAGGGGGATGCAGCCCGTCGCCTGGTAGAGGCCTTGACGCTCATTCAAGACCATGCCCGCAGCCTTGAACCTGTCATCTCTGGCTTCACTGCCATCTACcaccactttgactttgaccaGATACCTGCCAATGGCTACCGTTCGTTGGTCAAG GTGGTACGCTGCTGTCTGCTCCACATCATCCACAAGGGGCGCTACATTGCCTCCAACCGGCGGAGCATCTTCTTCCGTGCTGCACACAATGCAGGCGAAATGGAGGCATATTGCAGCGCCCTATGCCAGCTGAGGGCACTGCTCTACCTGGCACAGCGTCTGCTACATGACAACAGCCACGGCAACCTCTTCTTCCAAGAGGAGAGTGGCCTGAGCCAGAGCTTCGTACGCGAGTACGCCTCTATGCACAAGGGCTGCTTCTATGGCCGCTGTCTGGGCTTCCAG TTCACTCCAGCAATTCGTCCCTTCCTGCAAACAATTGCCATCGGCCTTGTCTCCTTCGGAGAGAACTACAAAAAGCACCAGTCTGGTATAG CGGAGCAAGGTTTACCGCCATATG GAGTTGCCGCCAGCTCCTTCTTTACTTCGGGGAAGTATGCTATTGACCCTGAGCTGAGGGGGTCGGAGTTCGAGCGCATCACGCAGAACCTGGACGTGCATTTCTGGAAATCGTTCTGGAACATCACAGAGACGGAGCTGTTGTCG agcTTGGCCAGTATGACGTCCACCCAAGTGCGAGTGAACCGCGCCCTTTCTGTGCCTCCTGTCCCCTTTGACCTTCCCCTGGTGTCGGACCCCAATCTCTCAGTGACTGTGGCTCCCCCTGTGGCCCATAGTGGCCCTGGCCCAGTGCAGATGCGCTTGATCTCCCATGAACTACGGGAGGGGCAG GACAGTGAGGAACTGCTAGCCATCTCTCGCTCAGAAGGCCTGTCCTTGGGGCTGAAGACAAAGCGCAGCCCCCGCTCTCCCTGCCTCCTGGTGCATTTCCATGGCGGGGGCTTTGTGGCACAGACCTCCAAATCGCACGAG CCATACCTGAGGAGCTGGTCCCAGGACCTGGCTGTGCCCATCCTGTCAGTGGATTATTCACTTGCCCCTGAGGCGCCCTTCCCCCGTGCCCTGGAGGAGTGTTTCTATGCCTATTGCTGGGCCCTCAAGAATTGCCACCTGCTGG GCTGGACGGGTGAGCGTGTGTGCCTGGCTGGGGACAGCGCTGGGGGCAACCTCTGCGTGACGGTGTCCATGCGGGCGGCCTCACATGGCATGCGTATACCGGACGGAATTGTGGCCGCTTACCCTGCCACCCTACTGACAGCCTATGCATCGCCCTCGCGCCTACTCACCCTCATGGATCCCCTTCTCCCTCTTAGCGTGCTCTCCAGATGCCTCAGTGCCTATGCCG GCACAGAGCCCCAGGCAGAGAAGCGGGTGGAGAAAGTGAGCACGCTGAGTATGGTGAGGAGAGACACGGCACTGCTGCTCAGGGACTTCAAACAGGGGGCGTCCAACTGGTTCCACTCCCTGCTGGATTCCAACCGAGTGTCTGCTG ACACGGTGAGGAAAAGTGTTTCAGAGGCTAGTATCACGTCCCCACACTCGGACCCCCCGGTGCCACCCGCCACCTCCCAGTTCTCCCTGCACAGAGAGCCCTTGAAGAGTCAGACCTGCCAGGATCTGGCCTCCCACCACAGCCCGCCGTCCAGCTGCCCTCTACCTTCGGAACGTGGG CCCGAAGACGTCAGCTTCTTCCTCTCCACTGAGGACGAGCAGTGTGCCTCTGGCTCCCAGTCTGTTGCTCTGCCGGCAGACAACTCCGAGATGTCCTGCTCGCGCGAGTTCCCTGAGGGTTTTGAACCCCTGCGCTCCGAGCAGCTGGCTGAGATGAGGATGCAGAGCTCGCCCATCGTCAGGAACCCCTACATGTCCCCTTTGCTGGCCCCTGACAGCATGCTGAGAGGACTGCCCCCTGTTCACATAGTG GCCTGTGCCCTAGACCCAATGCTAGATGACTCGGTGATGTTTGCCAAGCGACTACGGAACATTGACCAGCCGGTGACCCTGCGTGTGGTGGAGGACCTCCCCCATGGCTTTCTCAGCCTGTCGCAGCTGTCCAGAGAGACTCGGGAAGCTGCTAATGTCTGTGTGGAGAGAATAAGGGAGGTTTTCACACAGCAGGGGCCACCGCTAACTACCCAGAAGCACCGGAAGCTGGAGAGGACTGGCCAGGGTGTCAATGTCGCTCTGGAAGAAGCCACTAGGTTGCCAAGAGGGACCATTCAGGAAGAGCAGTTGTCCCTGCAGGGCAGGTCTGAAATTTTTGAAGGGCACAGTTCAGTTGGGGCAAACAGACAGAACAGTGCTGAGAGCAGAAAGATCAACGCTTAG
- the lipeb gene encoding hormone-sensitive lipase isoform X6, with protein sequence MEAYCSALCQLRALLYLAQRLLHDNSHGNLFFQEESGLSQSFVREYASMHKGCFYGRCLGFQFTPAIRPFLQTIAIGLVSFGENYKKHQSGIAEQGLPPYGVAASSFFTSGKYAIDPELRGSEFERITQNLDVHFWKSFWNITETELLSSLASMTSTQVRVNRALSVPPVPFDLPLVSDPNLSVTVAPPVAHSGPGPVQMRLISHELREGQDSEELLAISRSEGLSLGLKTKRSPRSPCLLVHFHGGGFVAQTSKSHEPYLRSWSQDLAVPILSVDYSLAPEAPFPRALEECFYAYCWALKNCHLLGWTGERVCLAGDSAGGNLCVTVSMRAASHGMRIPDGIVAAYPATLLTAYASPSRLLTLMDPLLPLSVLSRCLSAYAGTEPQAEKRVEKVSTLSMVRRDTALLLRDFKQGASNWFHSLLDSNRVSAVCWRLWACLRRPLTFMMTFLNLPSSVYSSDTVRKSVSEASITSPHSDPPVPPATSQFSLHREPLKSQTCQDLASHHSPPSSCPLPSERGPEDVSFFLSTEDEQCASGSQSVALPADNSEMSCSREFPEGFEPLRSEQLAEMRMQSSPIVRNPYMSPLLAPDSMLRGLPPVHIVACALDPMLDDSVMFAKRLRNIDQPVTLRVVEDLPHGFLSLSQLSRETREAANVCVERIREVFTQQGPPLTTQKHRKLERTGQGVNVALEEATRLPRGTIQEEQLSLQGRSEIFEGHSSVGANRQNSAESRKINA encoded by the exons ATGGAGGCATATTGCAGCGCCCTATGCCAGCTGAGGGCACTGCTCTACCTGGCACAGCGTCTGCTACATGACAACAGCCACGGCAACCTCTTCTTCCAAGAGGAGAGTGGCCTGAGCCAGAGCTTCGTACGCGAGTACGCCTCTATGCACAAGGGCTGCTTCTATGGCCGCTGTCTGGGCTTCCAG TTCACTCCAGCAATTCGTCCCTTCCTGCAAACAATTGCCATCGGCCTTGTCTCCTTCGGAGAGAACTACAAAAAGCACCAGTCTGGTATAG CGGAGCAAGGTTTACCGCCATATG GAGTTGCCGCCAGCTCCTTCTTTACTTCGGGGAAGTATGCTATTGACCCTGAGCTGAGGGGGTCGGAGTTCGAGCGCATCACGCAGAACCTGGACGTGCATTTCTGGAAATCGTTCTGGAACATCACAGAGACGGAGCTGTTGTCG agcTTGGCCAGTATGACGTCCACCCAAGTGCGAGTGAACCGCGCCCTTTCTGTGCCTCCTGTCCCCTTTGACCTTCCCCTGGTGTCGGACCCCAATCTCTCAGTGACTGTGGCTCCCCCTGTGGCCCATAGTGGCCCTGGCCCAGTGCAGATGCGCTTGATCTCCCATGAACTACGGGAGGGGCAG GACAGTGAGGAACTGCTAGCCATCTCTCGCTCAGAAGGCCTGTCCTTGGGGCTGAAGACAAAGCGCAGCCCCCGCTCTCCCTGCCTCCTGGTGCATTTCCATGGCGGGGGCTTTGTGGCACAGACCTCCAAATCGCACGAG CCATACCTGAGGAGCTGGTCCCAGGACCTGGCTGTGCCCATCCTGTCAGTGGATTATTCACTTGCCCCTGAGGCGCCCTTCCCCCGTGCCCTGGAGGAGTGTTTCTATGCCTATTGCTGGGCCCTCAAGAATTGCCACCTGCTGG GCTGGACGGGTGAGCGTGTGTGCCTGGCTGGGGACAGCGCTGGGGGCAACCTCTGCGTGACGGTGTCCATGCGGGCGGCCTCACATGGCATGCGTATACCGGACGGAATTGTGGCCGCTTACCCTGCCACCCTACTGACAGCCTATGCATCGCCCTCGCGCCTACTCACCCTCATGGATCCCCTTCTCCCTCTTAGCGTGCTCTCCAGATGCCTCAGTGCCTATGCCG GCACAGAGCCCCAGGCAGAGAAGCGGGTGGAGAAAGTGAGCACGCTGAGTATGGTGAGGAGAGACACGGCACTGCTGCTCAGGGACTTCAAACAGGGGGCGTCCAACTGGTTCCACTCCCTGCTGGATTCCAACCGAGTGTCTGCTG TGTGTTGGCGCCTTTGGGCGTGTCTCAGACGTCCTTTGACCTTTATGATGACTTTCCTCAATCTTCCCAGCTCTGTCTATTCCTCCG ACACGGTGAGGAAAAGTGTTTCAGAGGCTAGTATCACGTCCCCACACTCGGACCCCCCGGTGCCACCCGCCACCTCCCAGTTCTCCCTGCACAGAGAGCCCTTGAAGAGTCAGACCTGCCAGGATCTGGCCTCCCACCACAGCCCGCCGTCCAGCTGCCCTCTACCTTCGGAACGTGGG CCCGAAGACGTCAGCTTCTTCCTCTCCACTGAGGACGAGCAGTGTGCCTCTGGCTCCCAGTCTGTTGCTCTGCCGGCAGACAACTCCGAGATGTCCTGCTCGCGCGAGTTCCCTGAGGGTTTTGAACCCCTGCGCTCCGAGCAGCTGGCTGAGATGAGGATGCAGAGCTCGCCCATCGTCAGGAACCCCTACATGTCCCCTTTGCTGGCCCCTGACAGCATGCTGAGAGGACTGCCCCCTGTTCACATAGTG GCCTGTGCCCTAGACCCAATGCTAGATGACTCGGTGATGTTTGCCAAGCGACTACGGAACATTGACCAGCCGGTGACCCTGCGTGTGGTGGAGGACCTCCCCCATGGCTTTCTCAGCCTGTCGCAGCTGTCCAGAGAGACTCGGGAAGCTGCTAATGTCTGTGTGGAGAGAATAAGGGAGGTTTTCACACAGCAGGGGCCACCGCTAACTACCCAGAAGCACCGGAAGCTGGAGAGGACTGGCCAGGGTGTCAATGTCGCTCTGGAAGAAGCCACTAGGTTGCCAAGAGGGACCATTCAGGAAGAGCAGTTGTCCCTGCAGGGCAGGTCTGAAATTTTTGAAGGGCACAGTTCAGTTGGGGCAAACAGACAGAACAGTGCTGAGAGCAGAAAGATCAACGCTTAG